One window from the genome of Eucalyptus grandis isolate ANBG69807.140 chromosome 7, ASM1654582v1, whole genome shotgun sequence encodes:
- the LOC104454826 gene encoding L-type lectin-domain containing receptor kinase IV.1: MFLKILVLVSLLAVSAYAQVTSFAYNGFPMGKLSLDGMAWVTPNGLLNMSYDVRQNMGHAFHPEPVPFKNSPNGSVFSFSTTFVFVIRSRYKTLSGHGIIFMVTPQRGFPGSLPSQNLGIFNQTDHGNASNHVFGVEFDTTQSSEFNDINDNHVGIDLNGLTSANSTSAGYYADGGEFKNLTLISGEEMQVWVDYNGTEKRIDVTLAPIKVQKPNTPLLSLTWDLASVINENMYVGFSSSTGSAQTSNYVLGWSFGVNAKPQELALSQLPKLPQVGKKDMSKVLTIGLPWVVLFLISILISSVVYVMRRKRKFAEVLEDWERDYGPHRFKYKDLHIATKGFREQELLGTGGFGRVYRGILPISNIEIAVKRVSHESRQGMREFVAEIISIGRLRHRNIVLLLGYCRRKGELLLVYEYMPNGSLDRYLYNQPTVTLNWGQRFRVIKGVASGLLYLHEGWEQVVIHRDIKASNVLLDADLNGRLGDFGLARLYNHGADPQTTHVAGTLGYLAPEHMRTGKATRSTDVFAFGVFLLEVACGRKPIQNRDAEDTILVDWVFSCWDRGAILEARDPKLGAEFVEEEMELVLKLGLMCSHPEPLMRPSIRQVLHYLEGDIPTPELSSISGRLTVGHHGGFDDLARSPSSMEEAFQQSYSAVESLLSGGR, translated from the coding sequence ATGTTCTTGAAGATTCTTGTTCTGGTTTCTCTGCTAGCCGTTTCGGCTTATGCTCAAGTGACCAGTTTCGCGTACAACGGTTTCCCAATGGGAAAGCTGAGCCTCGATGGGATGGCCTGGGTCACCCCCAATGGCCTCCTGAATATGAGCTACGACGTCAGACAGAATATGGGCCACGCCTTCCATCCCGAGCCAGTCCCGTTCAAGAACTCGCCAAACGGCTCCGTCTTCTCCTTCTCCACCACGTTCGTCTTTGTGATCCGATCTCGGTATAAGACTCTGAGCGGCCACGGGATCATCTTTATGGTCACGCCCCAGAGAGGCTTCCCCGGGTCCCTGCCTAGCCAAAACCTTGGCATTTTCAACCAAACTGACCACGGCAACGCCAGCAATCATGTGTTCGGGGTGGAATTTGACACGACCCAGAGCAGCGAGTTTAATGACATCAATGACAATCATGTCGGAATCGACTTGAACGGGTTGACATCAGCAAACTCAACTTCGGCAGGGTATTATGCAGATGGTGGTGAGTTCAAGAACTTGACTCTAATCAGTGGTGAAGAAATGCAAGTTTGGGTGGACTATAATGGAACTGAAAAGCGGATCGATGTCACATTGGCTCCGATCAAAGTGCAAAAGCCAAACACTCCCCTTCTGTCTCTTACATGGGATCTCGCGTCAGTTATCAACGAGAACATGTATGTTGGCTTCTCGTCATCGACCGGTTCAGCCCAAACTTCTAACTATGTTCTGGGTTGGAGCTTCGGGGTAAATGCAAAGCCTCAGGAACTCGCCCTGTCCCAACTTCCTAAGCTTCCTCAGGTCGGTAAAAAGGATATGTCGAAGGTACTGACTATTGGGCTACCATGGGTGGTTCTTTTCCTCATATCAATCCTGATCTCGAGCGTGGTTTACGTGATGAGAAGGAAACGGAAATTTGCCGAGGTGCTCGAAGATTGGGAGAGGGACTACGGCCCGCACCGGTTCAAGTACAAAGACCTTCATATTGCGACAAAAGGATTTCGGGAGCAAGAGCTATTAGGGACTGGTGGGTTCGGTCGGGTCTATAGAGGAATCTTACCCATATCAAACATAGAGATCGCAGTGAAGAGGGTCTCACATGAATCGAGACAGGGTATGAGAGAATTCGTAGCGGAGATCATCAGCATCGGTCGGCTACGTCACCGCAACATAGTGTTGCTCCTTGGTTACTGCCGTCGGAAAGGGGAGTTGCTCTTGGTTTACGAATACATGCCCAATGGGAGCCTCGATAGGTACCTCTATAACCAACCAACGGTCACCCTAAATTGGGGGCAAAGATTTAGGGTGATCAAAGGAGTGGCATCTGGACTGCTTTATCTGCACGAAGGCTGGGAGCAAGTAGTGATCCACAGGGATATAAAGGCGAGTAACGTCTTGCTAGATGCCGACCTAAATGGAAGACTTGGAGATTTTGGGCTTGCGAGACTATACAACCACGGAGCCGACCCTCAAACGACTCACGTCGCAGGAACGCTTGGTTATCTCGCCCCCGAACACATGCGAACTGGCAAAGCCACTAGGAGCACAGACGTGTTTGCATTCGGAGTGTTTTTGCTTGAGGTCGCCTGCGGGAGAAAGCCGATCCAGAATCGAGATGCGGAGGACACGATATTGGTGGACTGGGTATTTTCTTGCTGGGACAGAGGTGCCATTCTCGAGGCCAGAGATCCGAAGTTGGGGGCGGAGTTTGTGGAAGAAGAAATGGAGTTGGTTCTAAAACTCGGGTTGATGTGTTCCCACCCCGAGCCGCTGATGAGGCCTAGCATCCGTCAAGTTTTGCATTACTTGGAGGGCGATATTCCAACGCCGGAGTTGTCATCCATCAGCGGCAGGTTAACAGTCGGTCATCACGGAGGTTTTGATGATTTGGCTAGGTCTCCGTCCTCCATGGAAGAGGCATTTCAGCAATCATATTCTGCTGTAGAATCGCTTCTCTCAGGTGGGCGATGA